The following coding sequences lie in one Zingiber officinale cultivar Zhangliang chromosome 2B, Zo_v1.1, whole genome shotgun sequence genomic window:
- the LOC122049544 gene encoding protein indeterminate-domain 4, chloroplastic-like → MKAPAFSSSPPSPPQQQPGPPSAAVSQSAAPPKKKRNLPGNPNPGAEVIALSPKTLLATSRFVCQVCGKGFQREQNLQLHRRGHNLPWNLKRKSPDERRRVYLCPEPTCAHHDPSRALGDLTGVKKHYCRKHGEKRWKCDQCSRRYAVLSDWKAHAKICGTREYRCHCGILFSRRDSYITHRAFCDALAQENARLPPATGMSGAAISGHLYANKGVSYLGLPQFNSHLPAAGGSTNTHEQSFNVDVPHLDTASFRPLPRSSHGQPYLAGEGRYDDLHGFNFEDPPPLLEGAQFGFGASSSSGNNYFNKNLNFFPTAGKNEEDQSGGGHLVGPAPGGGNDATAMPLLLASELMGHQAIAGSNMSMTPSLYDPGPSLPQSSATVTLRKAAQLGATSSFTGGIGGGSLRSNERQYQKTMNSLGGGEFSSDHLMAAGGFRLAMQPDDVEKEKLSTRNFLASAAP, encoded by the exons ATGAAAGCACCGGCCTTTTCGTCGTCACCGCCGTCGCCGCCGCAGCAACAGCCAGGCCCGCCGTCAGCGGCTGTTTCACAGTCCGCTGCTCCTCCCAAGAAGAAGAGGAACCTCCCTGGAAACCCAA ATCCCGGCGCGGAGGTGATCGCATTGTCGCCCAAAACCCTACTGGCGACCAGCCGCTTCGTCTGCCAAGTGTGCGGCAAGGGGTTCCAGCGGGAGCAGAACCTGCAGCTCCACCGGCGCGGCCACAACCTGCCGTGGAATCTGAAGCGGAAGAGCCCGGACGAGCGGCGGCGCGTGTACCTCTGCCCTGAGCCGACGTGCGCCCACCACGACCCCTCCCGAGCCCTCGGCGACCTCACCGGCGTCAAGAAGCACTACTGCCGCAAGCACGGCGAGAAGAGGTGGAAATGCGACCAGTGCTCCAGGCGTTACGCCGTGCTGTCGGACTGGAAGGCCCACGCCAAGATCTGCGGCACCCGCGAGTATCGCTGCCACTGCGGCATCCTCTTCTCCAG GAGAGACAGCTACATCACCCACAGAGCCTTCTGCGATGCACTGGCGCAAGAAAACGCGAGGCTTCCTCCAGCGACCGGAATGAGCGGCGCCGCCATCAGCGGCCACTTGTACGCAAACAAAGGCGTAAGCTACCTCGGCCTCCCGCAGTTCAACTCCCATCTCCCGGCCGCCGGAGGTAGCACCAATACCCACGAGCAATCATTCAACGTCGACGTCCCTCATCTCGACACCGCCTCCTTCCGGCCACTCCCGCGCTCTTCCCATGGTCAACCATACCTCGCCGGCGAAGGCAGGTACGATGATCTCCATGGATTCAACTTCGAGGATCCTCCTCCGTTGCTCGAAGGCGCCCAATTTGGCTTCGGCGCCTCGTCGTCGTCCGGGAATAATTATTTCAACAAGAACCTCAATTTCTTCCCGACCGCCGGCAAGAATGAGGAAGATCAGAGTGGCGGCGGCCATCTCGTGGGACCGGCGCCGGGAGGAGGCAACGACGCCACCGCCATGCCATTACTCCTCGCCAGCGAGCTAATGGGCCACCAAGCAATCGCCGGCTCCAACATGTCGATGACGCCATCGCTCTACGACCCCGGCCCGTCTTTGCCGCAGTCGTCGGCCACCGTGACGCTCCGGAAGGCTGCCCAATTGGGCGCCACGTCCAGCTTCACCGGTGGTATCGGTGGTGGATCCCTCAGAAGCAATGAGAGGCAGTACCAAAAGACCATGAATTCGCTGGGCGGCGGCGAGTTCTCCTCCGACCATCTAATGGCTGCTGGCGGGTTCCGCCTGGCAATGCAACCGGACGACGTGGAGAAGGAGAAATTGAGCACAAGGAACTTCCTCGCGTCGGCGGCACCTTGA